The Deltaproteobacteria bacterium genomic sequence AAAGTACATACAAATCTATGAGCGAAAACAGGAGAGATATCCCATCTATGAAAGCATGAAATATCACCTTAATGGTGTTGAATATTCAGGTCATGTTCACTCTGTCAGTCAAAGAGGCTGTTTTATCATGGGAGAGGAAATGCTTAGCGAGGATACTCTCATTACATTAAAGTTTCCCATCTCCAAAGTGCACGACGAGGTCAATGTGATAGGAAAAGTGGTCTGGAATTTCGATTCAAAAAAAGAGAAATTTCCGCACATCCCGGAATCAGGTCATGGTATGGGCATCCAATTCATTGAAATCAGTGAAGAGGATGAAGAGGCCATTGCTAAATATATAGCCCTCGGTGATTTTGTAGTATAAATGAGCAAGCGTAATCCGGATACAATCCCGGAAAAAATATAAAACCCGGAATCCGCTCAGCTTAGCGCCATCCACTCTACAATAAAAAACCGTATTGATGGGTTTCGTTTCACTGCACCCATCCTTGATTTAAGCATTTTTAAGAAGGGAAAAACTTAGGCCCGCTTAAGAATCACCGCTCCACCCTGTCCACCACTGATACAGAGGGAAGTTTTGTAGCGTGGGCATTGCCCATTTTACCGAGCTAAGTTAGATGAAAATGGTCCTAATGAATTAGAATAAATAGTTCGTTTAAATTTTCTTCGATAATTGAGCCATCTTCATTAATCCAATCAATCGAATTCATCGACTCTTTCTGAAATTGTATCTCATAACTGGTTTTTTCCCACTCTTGATCTTCAAGAAAAGTGTGCAGTGAGGAGGATTGGAAATTAATGATAATTAATCCATTTTCGTTAGATTTATATTCAGCTTTTGCCAATTTCAATTTTGCCAAGACTTCTTCTCTTTTATCCGTTTTTTCAATAGAAAGGTAATACTCTTTAGGTACACTAACACTGATAAGAGGTATCGCAATTAAAGAATAGATTGATGCAAAGATAATAGATCTTACTGGCCTTGGGCTTGATTCCTCTTCTTTACTCCCTATTTGATTGTTTGTGATAACAACCGTTCCTGCTATAAAGTCATGCAATGCTCTTTTCTTTTTGTTTAACAGTAATACCATTAATTCACTGGCATACCATAAATTCTGAATGTAAAAGAGGATATAACTGAAAAGTGTTGTGTTGGAATGTAGGAATACTGACCTGTCATCAAATGACAGGGTAAAGTAACTTTGTAAATCGGTGAGTGAAAAAAGAGTTGTCAATAATGATATAAGAAGGATTATGCTGAAAAAAATATCAACGGAATTTCTTAGGATTGCTTCTTTAAAGGATATTTTACTTCCATCCAATTTCGTTATGCGAATTCTTGCTATTAATTTTCCGGGAGATATTCCATATTTTGCATTAAGAACAACTATAAAAATAGAAAATGAAAGATAAGTTACAGTTAATATTGAAACTTCTAGAGGAATTGATGGCTGCTCAAATGCCACTATGATTTTATAAAGAATTACAACAAATGAGACATCAATTAAAACTGCAAGGAGTCTTCTCCAAAATCCCGCATAAATCATGTTTAAAACCCCTTTTTAGAAATAGACTAACAGCATAAAGAATGAGAATAGACTAAATCACAATTAAGAAAAGATTGCAATATTTAGGGTGGAAAAGTTTTTTACTTTTTAAAGGGAAGAAGAGATTTAGAGCAAGAGGTAGTGAAATAAAAAAAGGGTGGGCATTTAATGCCCACCCTCTGTTTAATAGAAAGGTCTGTTTTTCTCTCTTTCTTAGTGAACCAGGAATTCCAGTTCAGAACCACTGATTTGGTGGAAGTTGAGATATTTGTAGATTCTATCCGTTGCATCGGCAGTAATTTTCTTGGGAACTATCTCCATGTACTCACTTGCTGATGGGAGACGACCCAGCATGGCAGTAACAGCAGCAAGCTCGGCACTACCGAGGTAAACCTGAGCACCTGTTCCAAGTCTGTTGTTGAAGTTTCTTGTCGATGTTGAGAATACGATTGTGTTGTCACCAACTCTTGCCTGGTTACCCATGCAAAGTGAACAACCCGGGATTTCTGTTCTTGCACCTGCAGCACCATAGATGGAGTAGTAACCCTCTTGCTGAAGTGTTTTCTCATCCATTTTTGTTGGAGGACAAATCCACAGCTTTGTTGGAACCTGACCTTCACCTTGCAGTACTTCACCAAGCGCTCTGAAGAGACCGATATTTGTCATACAGCTTCCAACAAATACTTCGTCGATCTTTTCATTTGGTCTCTTGTCATCAGCTAAAATTTCAGTCAGTGTAGCAACATCATCAGGATCATTAGGGCAACAGAGAATAGGCTCTGTGATCTCGTTAAGATCGATCTCTATGACAGCTGCATATTCTGCATCAGAATCAGCTTCAAGAAGTTCAGGATTTGCGATCCACTCTTTCATCTTATCAGCTCTTCTCTGAAGCGTGTTGGTATCTTCATAGCCTTCAGCAACCATCTGCTCGATAAGTTTGATGTTTGATTCAAGAAATTCGGTGACAGGCTCTTTATTGAGCTTAACGGTACAGGCGGCAGCACTTCTTTCAGCCGATGCATCAGAAAGTTCAAAAGCCTGCTCACATTTAAGATCTTCAAGACCTTCGATTTCCATAACACGTCCGGCGAAGATGTTTTTCTTACCCTTTTTTTCTACCGTAAGATGGCCATCCTGGATAGCCTTATAAGGAATGGCGTTTACAAGGTCTCTAAGGGTGATACCGGGCTGCATTTCTCCTTTGAACCTGACCAGTACCGATTCAGGCATATTGAGAGGCATGCTGCCTGTAACACCGGCAAATGCTACAAGGCCGGAACCTGCGGGAAATGAGATGCCGATTGGGAATCTTGTATGGCTGTCACCACCGGTACCGACTGTATCAGGAAGACAGAACCTGTTGAGCCATGAGTGGATAACACCGTCACCGGGTCTGAGGATAACACCGCTTCTTGAAGTGATAAACTCAGGAAGTGTATGCTGAAGTTTGATATCAGCCGGCTTTGGATAGGCTGCCGTGTGACAGAAGGACTGTAAAACAAAATCGGAACCAAAACCGAGAGCGGCAAGTTCCTTGATTTCGTCTCTTGTCATTGGTCCCGTTGTATCCTGGGAGCCTACCGTTGCAGCGACAGGCTCAACATACATACCCGGTCTTACACCTGCCATACCGCAAGCTTTACCAACCATTTTCTGTGCCAGAGTATAGCCTTTGCCCGTATCGGCAGGTTGCTCAGGCTGAGCGAACATATCAGATGCGCCCAGGCCCAGCGCTTCTCTTGCTTTGGCAGTGAGGCCTTTTCCGATGATAAGAGGAATTCTTCCTCCCGCTCTCATCTCGTCAGCCAATGTATTTGGATTGAGTTTAAATGTGTTTACGGTGGAGCCATCTTTTTCTATGACACCTTCGTAAGGCTTTACAGTGATCACATCACCCGTTTCGAGGTTGGCAACATCAGTCTCGATGGGGAGGCAGCCTGAATCTTCGGCTGTATTAAAGAAGATAGGAGCGATGGTGTTACCGATAACAATGCCGCCTGTTCTTTTGTTAGGAACACCGGGGATATCTCTACCCATGTGCCACTGAACAGAGTTGATACCGGATTTTCTACTTGAACCGGTACCTACAACGTCACCAACATAGGCCAGAGGATGACCTTTAGCTTTCAGCTCTTTCATTGTATCGAGAGGGTTTTCCATCCTTGCAACAAGCATGGAGTTGGCATGTAGCGGGATGTCACTTCTGGTGAAGGCTTCGCTTGCCGGTGAAAGGTCATCTGTGTTTGTCTCACCGGGAATCTTGTAGACCGTTACGGTGATCTCTTTTTCCAGTTCAGGCCTGTTTGTAAACCACTCAGCATTGGCCCAGGACTCGATAACCTCTTTAGCCTTTGCATTGGATGAAGAAAGTTCTACAACGTCATTGAAGGCATCGTAGACCAAAAGGGTGTTTTTAAGTTTATCAGCAGCAAGGTCAGCTACTTCATCAACGGTCAGTGCATCGATAAGAGGTTTAACATTGTATCCACCAAGCATCTGGCCCAGTGCATTTACCGCTTCTTCTTTTGATATTGCAGTTGATATATTTCCCTGTACTACGTCATTTAAAAATGCCGCTTTTACATAGGCCGAGTCATCAACGCCGGGAGCAACGCGTGTAAATAAGAGTTCTTTTAATTTTTCAGTTTCGCTGTCATTTGCTTTTATCAGTTCGATGACTTCTGCTGTCTGCTCAGGGGTGAGTGGAAGAGGTGGTACATTGAGTGCTGCTCTTTCTTGTACATGTTGATCATAGTTTTTTAAAAAATCCATTTTTTTCTCTCCATAAATTAATTAATGAATTGTGAGTCGGCTTCATTTTTTAAAGTTAGAGTTTTTACCATAAAATAGAGATGATTTCAATTGTTTTCGGTGGTTTTAAGCCTTATTTTGGTCAGTTTATAAAGGAAAGGCGATAAATGGGGTATGGTTGAAAAAACTACTTGAAGTCATTGTGACCCCACCCTCTCCCTCAGGGAGAGGGGATATGATCAGTAATTAATTTCTTTACTATCTCCTCAACTTCCTCTCTTGTCCACTCCCTTACTTCAAAAGGTCCTGCAATTTTTACCAGATCGCCTACGGTTTGAAACT encodes the following:
- a CDS encoding response regulator, whose product is MDKILLVDDSEFFIVLIKSLLDARGCNVLTATDPKEALQILKQEKPKLILLDQYMPDMTGDEFCRKVKENEDTKDIAVIMLTVSDKEEDREKCFAAGCDEFITKPICKEEFLAVISKYIQIYERKQERYPIYESMKYHLNGVEYSGHVHSVSQRGCFIMGEEMLSEDTLITLKFPISKVHDEVNVIGKVVWNFDSKKEKFPHIPESGHGMGIQFIEISEEDEEAIAKYIALGDFVV
- a CDS encoding RDD family protein: MIYAGFWRRLLAVLIDVSFVVILYKIIVAFEQPSIPLEVSILTVTYLSFSIFIVVLNAKYGISPGKLIARIRITKLDGSKISFKEAILRNSVDIFFSIILLISLLTTLFSLTDLQSYFTLSFDDRSVFLHSNTTLFSYILFYIQNLWYASELMVLLLNKKKRALHDFIAGTVVITNNQIGSKEEESSPRPVRSIIFASIYSLIAIPLISVSVPKEYYLSIEKTDKREEVLAKLKLAKAEYKSNENGLIIINFQSSSLHTFLEDQEWEKTSYEIQFQKESMNSIDWINEDGSIIEENLNELFILIH
- the acnB gene encoding bifunctional aconitate hydratase 2/2-methylisocitrate dehydratase → MDFLKNYDQHVQERAALNVPPLPLTPEQTAEVIELIKANDSETEKLKELLFTRVAPGVDDSAYVKAAFLNDVVQGNISTAISKEEAVNALGQMLGGYNVKPLIDALTVDEVADLAADKLKNTLLVYDAFNDVVELSSSNAKAKEVIESWANAEWFTNRPELEKEITVTVYKIPGETNTDDLSPASEAFTRSDIPLHANSMLVARMENPLDTMKELKAKGHPLAYVGDVVGTGSSRKSGINSVQWHMGRDIPGVPNKRTGGIVIGNTIAPIFFNTAEDSGCLPIETDVANLETGDVITVKPYEGVIEKDGSTVNTFKLNPNTLADEMRAGGRIPLIIGKGLTAKAREALGLGASDMFAQPEQPADTGKGYTLAQKMVGKACGMAGVRPGMYVEPVAATVGSQDTTGPMTRDEIKELAALGFGSDFVLQSFCHTAAYPKPADIKLQHTLPEFITSRSGVILRPGDGVIHSWLNRFCLPDTVGTGGDSHTRFPIGISFPAGSGLVAFAGVTGSMPLNMPESVLVRFKGEMQPGITLRDLVNAIPYKAIQDGHLTVEKKGKKNIFAGRVMEIEGLEDLKCEQAFELSDASAERSAAACTVKLNKEPVTEFLESNIKLIEQMVAEGYEDTNTLQRRADKMKEWIANPELLEADSDAEYAAVIEIDLNEITEPILCCPNDPDDVATLTEILADDKRPNEKIDEVFVGSCMTNIGLFRALGEVLQGEGQVPTKLWICPPTKMDEKTLQQEGYYSIYGAAGARTEIPGCSLCMGNQARVGDNTIVFSTSTRNFNNRLGTGAQVYLGSAELAAVTAMLGRLPSASEYMEIVPKKITADATDRIYKYLNFHQISGSELEFLVH